A genomic window from Microbaculum marinisediminis includes:
- the metH gene encoding methionine synthase, which translates to MSEYQSETERALRRLAADRILLLDGAMGTQIQTLELDEAGFRGKRLAGWTKPLAGNNDILNLSQPEAIRDIHQAYFEAGSDIVSTNTFNANAIAQADYGAESLVAEINREGARLARAAADQAARKDGRPRYVAGTLGPTNRTASISPDVTDPGYRAVTFDQLAGVYAEATRALVEGGSDLILIETIFDTLNAKAAIFALETVFAEIGRRLPIMISGTITDLSGRTLSGQTPTAFWYSVRHARPFTIGLNCALGAKELRPHLAEISRVADTLVCAYPNAGLPNAFGGYDEGPKETAALLGEFAEAGLLNVVGGCCGTTPEHIAEIREAVSGHPPRRIAEANPFMKLSGLEPFTLTAETNFVNIGERTNVTGSARFRKLIKEDDYATALEVARQQVENGAQIIDVNMDEGLLESEEAMTAFLNLVAAEPDIARVPIMIDSSKWSVIEAGLKCVQGKAVVNSISLKEGEAAFLEHAEKVRRYGAAVVVMAFDEAGQADTLARKTEIAERSYKLLIEKAGFEPEDIIIDPNIFAVATGIAEHDNYGVDFIEATRWIRSNLPHAQVSGGLSNLSFSFRGNEPVREAMHSVFLYHAIKAGLGMSIVNAGQLGVYDEIDPELRDLCEDVVLNRRPDATERLVDSAARWLGNGSQEREEKTLEWRSLPVDKRIEHGLVAGIADFIEEDVEEARQAASRPLDVIEGPLMAGMNVVGDLFGSGRMFLPQVVKSARVMKRAVAYLEPFMEEEKEAGGSRPPAGKIVMATVKGDVHDIGKNIVGVVLQCNNYQVVDLGVMVPAQKILETARAEGADLIGLSGLITPSLDEMCNVAAEMERQGFDLPLLIGGATTSKVHTAVKVNPHYHSGQAIYVTDASRAVGVVSTLLSPEGRARLYTETRADYARIAEGHSRAQDNKVRLSLEDARANKLAIDWSDYQPPKPGFLGTKSFTAYDLETLAACIDWTPFFQTWELSGRYPEILDDPRQGEAARQLFADAQAMLRKIIDEDLLEARAVIGFWPANAEGDDIALFTDDTRQTPLATLHTLRQQMSRRSSDRANVALSDLVAPRDTGLADYIGGFIVTAGHKQDATVQRFERANDDYSKILFQALSDRLAEAFAEHMHARVRKEFWGYAPEETLTNEELIAETYRGIRPAPGYPAQPDHTEKRTLFRLLDAEAATGVELTDSCAMLPASSVSGIYFSHPDARYFGLGKIERDQVEDYAARKNWSVEETERWLAPVLAYQPKAKAKAA; encoded by the coding sequence ATGTCAGAGTACCAGTCCGAGACCGAGCGCGCGTTGCGCCGTCTCGCCGCCGACCGAATCCTTCTTCTCGACGGGGCGATGGGCACCCAGATCCAGACGCTCGAGCTCGACGAGGCCGGATTCCGTGGCAAGCGGCTCGCCGGCTGGACCAAGCCGCTGGCGGGCAACAACGACATCCTGAACCTGTCGCAGCCTGAGGCGATCCGCGACATCCACCAGGCCTATTTCGAGGCCGGCAGCGACATCGTTTCGACCAACACGTTCAACGCCAACGCGATCGCGCAGGCCGACTACGGCGCGGAGAGCCTAGTTGCCGAGATCAACCGCGAAGGCGCGCGGCTGGCCCGCGCGGCCGCCGACCAGGCGGCGCGGAAGGACGGTCGGCCGCGCTATGTGGCGGGCACGCTGGGCCCGACCAACCGGACCGCGTCGATCTCGCCCGACGTCACCGACCCGGGGTATCGCGCCGTCACCTTCGACCAGCTTGCCGGGGTCTATGCCGAGGCGACGCGGGCGCTGGTCGAGGGCGGATCGGACCTGATCCTGATCGAGACGATATTCGACACGCTGAACGCCAAGGCCGCGATCTTCGCGCTGGAGACGGTGTTCGCCGAGATCGGGCGCCGGCTGCCGATCATGATTTCCGGCACGATCACCGATCTTTCGGGCCGTACCCTGTCCGGGCAGACGCCGACGGCGTTCTGGTATTCGGTGCGCCATGCGCGGCCGTTCACCATCGGTCTCAACTGCGCCCTCGGTGCCAAGGAATTGCGCCCGCATCTGGCCGAGATTTCGCGCGTGGCCGATACGCTCGTCTGCGCCTATCCGAATGCCGGCCTGCCGAACGCCTTCGGCGGCTATGACGAGGGGCCGAAGGAGACCGCCGCGCTGCTCGGCGAGTTCGCCGAGGCCGGCCTGCTCAACGTCGTCGGCGGCTGCTGCGGTACGACGCCGGAACACATCGCCGAGATCCGCGAGGCGGTGTCGGGCCATCCTCCGCGGCGCATCGCCGAAGCGAACCCGTTCATGAAGCTGTCGGGGCTGGAGCCGTTCACGCTCACCGCCGAAACCAACTTCGTGAACATCGGCGAGCGCACCAACGTCACCGGCTCGGCGCGCTTCCGCAAGCTGATCAAGGAGGACGACTACGCCACGGCCCTTGAGGTCGCCCGCCAGCAGGTCGAGAACGGCGCGCAGATCATCGACGTCAACATGGACGAGGGGCTTCTGGAATCAGAAGAGGCGATGACCGCGTTCCTCAATCTGGTCGCCGCCGAACCGGACATCGCCCGCGTGCCGATCATGATCGACTCGTCGAAATGGTCCGTGATCGAGGCGGGCCTGAAATGCGTGCAGGGCAAGGCGGTGGTCAATTCGATCTCGCTGAAGGAGGGCGAGGCCGCGTTCCTGGAACATGCCGAGAAGGTGCGCCGCTATGGCGCCGCCGTCGTGGTGATGGCCTTCGACGAGGCCGGCCAGGCCGACACGCTGGCGCGCAAGACCGAGATCGCCGAGCGCTCCTACAAGCTGCTGATCGAGAAGGCGGGCTTCGAGCCGGAAGACATCATCATCGACCCGAACATCTTCGCGGTGGCCACCGGCATCGCCGAGCACGACAACTACGGGGTCGACTTCATCGAGGCGACGCGCTGGATCCGCTCCAACCTGCCGCACGCGCAGGTTTCCGGCGGCCTGTCGAACCTGTCGTTCTCGTTCCGCGGCAACGAGCCGGTGCGCGAGGCGATGCATTCGGTGTTCCTCTACCACGCCATCAAGGCGGGCCTGGGCATGTCGATCGTCAATGCCGGTCAGCTCGGCGTCTATGACGAGATTGATCCGGAGCTGCGCGATCTCTGCGAGGACGTGGTGCTGAATCGGCGCCCGGATGCGACCGAGCGCCTGGTGGACTCGGCGGCCAGGTGGCTGGGCAACGGTAGCCAGGAACGTGAGGAAAAGACGCTCGAATGGCGCTCGCTGCCGGTCGACAAGCGAATCGAGCACGGTCTCGTCGCCGGCATCGCCGACTTCATCGAAGAGGACGTGGAGGAGGCCCGACAGGCCGCCAGCCGTCCGCTCGACGTGATCGAGGGCCCGCTTATGGCCGGCATGAACGTCGTCGGCGACCTGTTCGGCTCGGGCCGGATGTTCCTGCCGCAGGTGGTGAAGTCGGCGCGCGTGATGAAACGGGCGGTCGCCTATCTCGAGCCATTCATGGAAGAGGAGAAGGAGGCGGGCGGCAGCCGGCCGCCGGCCGGCAAGATCGTCATGGCGACGGTGAAGGGCGACGTCCATGACATCGGCAAGAACATCGTCGGCGTCGTGCTCCAGTGCAACAACTACCAGGTGGTCGACCTGGGCGTGATGGTGCCGGCGCAGAAGATCCTGGAGACGGCGCGCGCCGAGGGCGCGGACCTGATCGGGCTGTCGGGCCTGATCACGCCGTCGCTCGACGAGATGTGCAACGTGGCCGCCGAGATGGAGCGCCAGGGCTTCGACCTGCCGCTGCTGATCGGCGGGGCGACGACCAGCAAGGTGCATACCGCGGTCAAGGTCAACCCGCACTACCATAGCGGGCAGGCGATCTACGTGACCGATGCGAGCCGGGCCGTCGGCGTCGTCTCGACGCTGCTGTCGCCGGAGGGCCGGGCGCGGCTCTACACGGAGACGCGCGCCGACTACGCCAGGATCGCCGAGGGGCACTCGCGCGCCCAGGACAACAAGGTGCGGCTGTCGCTCGAAGACGCGCGCGCCAACAAGCTGGCGATCGACTGGTCGGACTACCAGCCGCCGAAGCCGGGGTTCCTCGGCACGAAGTCGTTCACGGCCTACGACCTGGAGACGCTCGCCGCGTGCATCGACTGGACGCCGTTCTTCCAGACCTGGGAGCTGTCCGGGCGGTACCCGGAGATCCTCGACGATCCGCGCCAGGGCGAGGCCGCGCGCCAGCTCTTTGCCGACGCGCAGGCAATGCTGCGCAAGATCATCGACGAAGACCTGCTGGAGGCGCGTGCCGTCATCGGGTTCTGGCCGGCGAACGCCGAGGGCGACGATATCGCCCTGTTCACCGACGATACGCGGCAGACGCCGCTGGCCACGCTGCACACGCTGCGCCAGCAGATGTCGCGGCGCAGCTCGGACCGGGCCAACGTGGCGCTGTCCGATCTCGTCGCGCCGCGCGACACCGGGCTTGCCGACTACATCGGCGGCTTCATCGTCACCGCCGGCCACAAGCAGGATGCGACGGTGCAGCGGTTCGAGCGGGCCAACGACGACTACTCGAAGATCCTGTTCCAGGCGTTGTCCGACCGTCTCGCCGAAGCCTTCGCCGAGCACATGCACGCGCGGGTACGCAAAGAATTCTGGGGCTATGCGCCCGAGGAGACCCTGACCAACGAGGAGCTGATCGCCGAAACCTATCGCGGCATCCGCCCGGCGCCGGGCTATCCCGCCCAGCCCGACCACACCGAGAAGCGCACGCTGTTCCGGCTTCTCGACGCGGAGGCGGCCACGGGCGTCGAGCTGACGGACTCATGCGCGATGCTGCCCGCCTCGTCGGTGTCGGGAATCTACTTCTCGCACCCGGATGCGCGCTATTTCGGCCTCGGCAAGATCGAGCGCGATCAGGTGGAGGATTACGCCGCGCGCAAGAACTGGAGCGTCGAGGAGACCGAGCGCTGGCTGGCGCCGGTTCTCGCGTATCAGCCGAAGGCGAAAGCAAAAGCGGCCTGA